The following coding sequences are from one Negativicutes bacterium window:
- a CDS encoding serine hydroxymethyltransferase codes for MKINEFPELRAFDPEIANTMDLELGRQRDHIELIASENFVSKAVMEAVGTVLTNKYAEGYPGHRYYGGCEFVDIAENLARDRAIALFGADHANVQPHSGSQANTAVYIAVLKPGDTVMGMDLSHGGHLTHGSPVNISGLLYHFVAYGVNKETGRIDYDEVLRIAKECHPKLIVCGASAYSREIDFKRFSEIAKEVGALLMVDMAHIAGLVAAGLHSNPVPYADFVTTTTHKTLRGPRGGMILCKKEYAKAIDKAIFPGIQGGPLMHVIAAKAVCFKEALAPEFKIYQQKVIDNAQALANGLVKRGFNLISGGTDNHLMLVDLRNKNITGKDAEKLLGTIHITCNKNTVPFETASPFITSGIRLGTPAVTSRGFDEAAMDVIAEVIDMAIAGREDEAVLVRCRAMIAELCAQFPLYAD; via the coding sequence ATGAAAATCAATGAATTTCCCGAACTGAGAGCATTTGATCCTGAAATTGCTAATACGATGGACTTGGAGCTGGGCCGTCAGCGCGATCACATCGAACTGATTGCTTCCGAGAACTTTGTCAGCAAAGCAGTCATGGAAGCCGTGGGAACCGTATTAACCAACAAATACGCCGAAGGTTATCCGGGACATCGTTATTATGGCGGCTGCGAATTTGTCGATATCGCTGAAAATTTGGCGCGTGACCGCGCCATCGCTTTGTTCGGGGCAGATCATGCCAACGTGCAGCCTCACTCCGGTTCTCAAGCGAATACCGCTGTTTATATTGCCGTCCTGAAACCCGGTGATACGGTAATGGGGATGGACCTTTCTCATGGCGGCCATTTAACGCATGGTTCTCCCGTCAATATTTCCGGTTTACTCTATCATTTCGTCGCTTACGGTGTCAATAAAGAAACCGGACGGATCGATTATGATGAAGTCTTAAGAATCGCCAAAGAATGTCATCCAAAATTGATTGTTTGCGGCGCTTCTGCTTACTCCCGCGAAATCGATTTCAAACGCTTCAGTGAAATTGCCAAAGAAGTCGGCGCTCTGCTGATGGTGGATATGGCTCACATCGCCGGTTTGGTTGCGGCCGGCTTACACAGCAACCCGGTGCCCTATGCCGATTTCGTAACGACGACAACGCATAAAACGCTGCGCGGTCCCCGCGGCGGTATGATTCTCTGCAAAAAAGAATATGCCAAAGCCATTGACAAAGCGATTTTCCCCGGCATTCAGGGCGGCCCGTTGATGCATGTGATCGCTGCCAAAGCGGTTTGCTTCAAAGAAGCGCTGGCTCCGGAATTTAAAATCTATCAACAAAAAGTGATCGACAATGCGCAAGCCCTGGCAAACGGTCTTGTCAAACGCGGTTTTAACTTAATTTCCGGCGGTACCGACAATCATCTCATGTTGGTTGATCTGCGCAATAAAAATATCACCGGTAAGGACGCTGAGAAACTGCTTGGCACCATTCATATCACCTGCAACAAAAACACGGTCCCGTTTGAAACGGCCAGTCCCTTCATTACCAGCGGTATTCGCTTAGGCACCCCTGCCGTTACCAGCCGCGGTTTCGATGAAGCTGCGATGGATGTGATTGCCGAAGTAATTGATATGGCGATCGCCGGACGTGAGGATGAAGCGGTTTTGGTGCGCTGCCGTGCAATGATTGCGGAACTCTGCGCTCAATTCCCGCTCTACGCTGATTAA
- the gdhA gene encoding NADP-specific glutamate dehydrogenase — MNAYMQRVLEQVKTRNPGEPEFIQTVEEVFKSLEVVVNQHPEYEAMGLLERMVEPERQIAFRVTWVDDAGKVNVNRGYRVQFNGAIGPYKGGLRFHSSVYVGIMKFLAFEQTFKNSLTGLPIGGAKGGSDFDPRGKSDAEVMRFCQAFMTELYRHIGPDIDVPAGDIGVGAREIGFLYGQYKRITGTWDNGVLTGKGMSYGGSLIRPEATGYGATYYLNEVLAHFGDTIKGKTVAVSGFGNVAWGVASKVAELGGKVVTLSGPDGYIYDKDGVITAEKINYMLTMRASGRDKVQDYADKFGCEFHAKQKPWGVKVDIAMPSATQNEIGMTEARQIINNGVKYYIEVANMPTTNEALEFIQKSGLTVAPSKAVNAGGVAVSALEMSQNSMRYSRTAEEVDAKLHAIMKNIHDVSAVAAEECGLGYDLVAGANIAGFKKVAEAMIAQGLI, encoded by the coding sequence ATGAATGCTTATATGCAAAGAGTTCTGGAACAAGTGAAAACTCGTAATCCCGGAGAACCGGAATTCATCCAAACCGTGGAAGAAGTCTTTAAGAGTCTCGAAGTTGTTGTCAATCAACATCCCGAATATGAAGCCATGGGTTTACTGGAGAGAATGGTCGAACCTGAAAGACAGATCGCTTTCCGTGTAACCTGGGTAGACGATGCCGGTAAGGTCAATGTGAACCGCGGCTATCGTGTCCAATTCAACGGCGCGATCGGACCTTACAAAGGCGGTTTGCGTTTCCATTCCTCTGTTTATGTCGGCATCATGAAATTCCTTGCTTTTGAACAAACCTTCAAAAACAGCTTGACCGGCCTGCCGATCGGCGGAGCAAAAGGCGGTTCCGATTTTGATCCGCGCGGCAAATCCGATGCGGAAGTAATGCGTTTTTGCCAGGCTTTTATGACCGAATTGTATCGTCACATCGGTCCTGACATTGACGTTCCCGCCGGTGATATTGGTGTTGGCGCCCGCGAAATCGGGTTCCTTTATGGTCAATATAAACGGATTACCGGTACTTGGGATAACGGCGTGCTGACCGGCAAGGGAATGAGCTACGGCGGCTCCCTGATCCGTCCGGAAGCAACCGGTTACGGTGCTACCTATTATTTGAATGAAGTGCTGGCTCACTTCGGCGATACCATCAAAGGCAAGACCGTAGCGGTTTCCGGTTTCGGCAATGTGGCTTGGGGCGTTGCTTCCAAGGTTGCTGAATTAGGCGGCAAAGTAGTTACTCTGTCCGGCCCGGATGGCTATATCTATGATAAAGACGGCGTGATAACAGCTGAAAAGATCAATTATATGCTCACGATGCGTGCTTCCGGCCGCGATAAGGTTCAGGATTATGCGGACAAGTTTGGCTGCGAATTCCACGCCAAACAAAAACCGTGGGGCGTCAAAGTTGACATTGCGATGCCCAGCGCCACCCAAAATGAAATCGGCATGACGGAAGCCCGGCAGATTATCAACAACGGTGTGAAGTACTATATCGAAGTAGCCAATATGCCCACCACCAACGAAGCTTTGGAATTTATCCAGAAATCCGGTTTGACTGTTGCCCCCTCCAAGGCTGTCAATGCCGGCGGCGTAGCGGTTTCCGCTTTGGAAATGTCCCAGAACTCGATGCGTTACAGCAGGACCGCTGAGGAAGTGGATGCGAAATTGCATGCCATTATGAAGAACATCCATGATGTTTCCGCTGTCGCTGCGGAAGAATGCGGTTTGGGTTATGACTTGGTTGCCGGTGCGAACATTGCCGGTTTCAAGAAAGTTGCCGAAGCGATGATCGCTCAGGGACTCATCTAA
- a CDS encoding threonylcarbamoyl-AMP synthase has product METEIYDFTAGWQESQMAHAGALLRSGQLVAFPTETVYGLGGSALDETAARAIYTAKGRPSDNPLIVHISHRAMLAQVADQVPPVADRLMDRFWPGPLTMILSKKPEIPDAVTGGLRTVGVRMPDHAVALALIAAAAIPIAAPSANLSGKPSPTTAQHVYDDLQGRIPLILDGGACREGVESTVLDLSFGQCVILRPGAITYEMLLPFLPELIAPTLRNPLPFADVPKAPGMKYTHYAPKAAVILYSGSREAVCERMIQDATAARKRGEKIGVIMTQYQFGAPADLVFDLSAADEARMLHRTAQHLFECFRACDDAGVNRILLQGVTEKELGRAVMNRMVKAAKEWICLE; this is encoded by the coding sequence ATGGAAACTGAAATCTATGACTTTACCGCGGGTTGGCAGGAAAGCCAAATGGCTCACGCCGGCGCCTTGCTGCGCAGCGGTCAATTGGTAGCCTTCCCAACCGAAACCGTCTATGGACTGGGTGGTTCCGCTCTCGATGAAACAGCGGCAAGAGCAATTTATACCGCCAAAGGCCGTCCGTCTGATAATCCTCTGATTGTGCATATTTCCCATCGCGCAATGTTGGCTCAGGTAGCCGATCAGGTGCCGCCGGTGGCTGATCGCCTGATGGATCGCTTCTGGCCGGGTCCGCTGACCATGATTTTAAGCAAGAAACCGGAAATTCCTGATGCGGTGACCGGCGGTTTGCGCACGGTGGGCGTGAGAATGCCGGACCATGCGGTCGCTTTGGCTTTGATTGCGGCGGCGGCGATTCCCATTGCTGCACCCAGTGCCAATCTCTCCGGTAAGCCGAGCCCGACGACTGCGCAGCATGTCTATGATGACCTGCAGGGGCGGATTCCGCTGATCCTGGACGGCGGCGCCTGTCGGGAAGGGGTAGAGTCGACGGTGCTGGACCTCAGCTTCGGTCAGTGCGTGATTTTAAGGCCGGGGGCGATCACCTACGAAATGCTGCTGCCGTTTTTACCGGAACTGATCGCGCCGACGCTGCGGAATCCGCTGCCTTTTGCCGATGTTCCGAAAGCGCCGGGCATGAAATATACACACTATGCACCCAAAGCGGCTGTTATTCTTTACAGTGGTTCGCGCGAGGCCGTATGTGAACGGATGATACAGGATGCGACGGCTGCCAGAAAACGCGGTGAGAAGATTGGCGTCATCATGACGCAATATCAATTCGGCGCACCGGCGGATCTGGTTTTTGATTTATCCGCAGCGGACGAAGCACGCATGCTGCACCGGACGGCTCAGCATCTTTTTGAATGTTTCCGCGCCTGCGATGATGCCGGAGTCAATCGTATTTTGTTACAAGGTGTAACAGAGAAGGAATTAGGCCGGGCAGTGATGAACAGAATGGTGAAAGCGGCAAAGGAGTGGATATGTCTTGAATGA
- a CDS encoding NAD-dependent epimerase/dehydratase family protein translates to MKILVIGGSKFIGRHVVRELLLAGNEVTLFNRGNHPLKEEGASVRQLVGDRFLPGSIRSVLAAEHFDAAVDMVAYDAPETSLAIEQLQGHCDRYLMISTASVYAEPTASPIHETDPLILSDDPRHAYGHKKVLAEQAVFAAHTQTGFPVTVLRLPAVFGEYDHQAREWYFIKRLLDQRRQMILPEGGCGVYHREYAANVGVQVDFLLRTAASNGNIYNSGHTRTPNYRQLVSLAASLCGQPMTFYSLPAPLFPHIPNLASPVIFTQSTGKLEALGYREKYDVAQALQRSMAWFRENPITEFLPSQRNQACHFDYAWEDAMIANGTAVALA, encoded by the coding sequence TTGAAAATCCTGGTGATCGGCGGCAGCAAATTTATCGGCCGGCATGTTGTGAGAGAATTGCTCCTGGCCGGCAATGAAGTCACTCTCTTCAACCGCGGCAATCATCCGTTAAAGGAGGAGGGTGCCTCGGTGCGTCAGTTGGTTGGCGATCGTTTTCTGCCCGGCTCAATCCGATCCGTCCTTGCTGCGGAGCATTTCGATGCGGCCGTGGATATGGTCGCTTACGATGCTCCGGAAACCAGCCTGGCGATTGAACAACTGCAAGGCCATTGCGATCGCTATCTGATGATCAGCACCGCCTCGGTATATGCCGAACCTACGGCAAGCCCGATTCACGAAACGGATCCTCTGATTCTATCCGACGACCCCCGCCATGCGTACGGACATAAAAAGGTGCTGGCCGAACAAGCCGTCTTTGCTGCCCATACACAAACGGGGTTTCCGGTAACCGTGCTGCGCTTGCCCGCTGTTTTTGGTGAATATGATCATCAGGCTAGGGAATGGTATTTCATCAAGCGTCTCTTGGATCAGCGGCGGCAAATGATTCTGCCGGAAGGCGGCTGCGGTGTCTATCACAGAGAATATGCCGCTAACGTTGGTGTCCAGGTTGACTTTCTGCTGCGCACAGCGGCTTCCAATGGAAATATCTATAATTCCGGTCATACCCGGACGCCAAATTACCGACAGCTGGTCAGTCTCGCCGCCAGTCTGTGCGGCCAGCCAATGACTTTCTATAGCCTGCCGGCTCCGCTTTTCCCCCACATTCCGAATTTAGCCAGTCCGGTTATTTTCACCCAATCGACGGGAAAATTGGAAGCGCTTGGTTATCGGGAAAAATACGATGTCGCACAGGCGCTGCAGCGCAGCATGGCTTGGTTTAGAGAAAACCCGATCACAGAATTCCTGCCGTCACAACGTAATCAGGCTTGCCATTTTGATTATGCATGGGAGGATGCCATGATTGCCAACGGCACCGCCGTAGCGTTGGCTTAA
- a CDS encoding TIGR01440 family protein — protein MEAAAQQTEEAEFSTEQLQLQATDLLQELAEKSNLEPGSLVVIGCSTSEIGGHRIGSASSAETAAAVYAGLRQAADAHQLVLAFQCCEHLNRCLVVERSTMERYDLEQVSVVPTAHAGGAMATQAYAQMAEAAVVNDLHHKARAGLDIGNTLIGMHLAWVAVPLRLAHKTLGKASVQAAFSRPRLVGGKRAVYSQEQAQEANRL, from the coding sequence GTGGAAGCCGCCGCGCAACAAACAGAGGAAGCTGAGTTTAGCACGGAGCAGCTGCAGCTGCAGGCCACCGATTTACTGCAGGAGCTGGCAGAGAAAAGCAATTTGGAACCAGGCAGTCTGGTGGTGATCGGCTGCAGTACAAGTGAGATCGGCGGTCATCGCATCGGTTCCGCTTCCAGCGCGGAAACGGCCGCAGCTGTTTATGCAGGCTTGCGCCAAGCGGCGGATGCTCACCAGCTGGTCCTGGCTTTTCAATGCTGCGAACACCTTAACCGCTGCCTGGTCGTCGAACGCAGTACGATGGAACGCTATGATTTGGAGCAAGTTTCGGTTGTTCCCACCGCGCACGCCGGCGGAGCGATGGCGACGCAGGCTTATGCTCAGATGGCGGAAGCAGCGGTGGTCAATGATCTGCACCATAAAGCGAGAGCCGGCTTGGATATCGGCAATACTTTGATCGGAATGCATTTGGCTTGGGTGGCAGTACCGCTGCGCTTAGCGCATAAAACGCTCGGGAAAGCCAGCGTCCAGGCCGCCTTCAGCCGTCCGCGCCTGGTGGGTGGCAAGCGAGCCGTCTACAGCCAGGAACAGGCGCAGGAAGCCAATCGGCTTTAA
- the nagA gene encoding N-acetylglucosamine-6-phosphate deacetylase — MAGVAFYRGKIMTPDQVMTGSALLINQSRIAGFVSENEIPAEYDRVNLADSWLLPGFIDLHVHGGGGADTMDGEVEAIRTMANFHLQGGTTSLYPTTVTHNRGALNLAIEAVGQAMQQEDLKKRILGIHLEGPYLAERRKGAQSGDYIRLPQSAEWQPLLDNPVVRLVTMAPELPGSEEMVRYGVGKGVRFAAGHTEADYDGMLLAASWGVSQVSHLYNAMTGLDKRAPGLAAAALILKEIRAQLICDGVHVHPAMLKLTFKVKGPEGVILITDALRATGTTAKTDRSPEPAVTARDGAFYLADGTLAGSSLTMAEAVRRAVKLGGAALQAAVKMATLTPAQAMGIESSKGNLAPGRDADLVIMDDRLELKQVWSMGVRCV; from the coding sequence ATGGCTGGTGTGGCGTTTTACCGCGGTAAAATTATGACGCCCGACCAAGTGATGACCGGATCGGCTTTATTGATCAACCAAAGCCGTATTGCCGGTTTCGTTTCCGAAAATGAAATTCCTGCCGAATATGATCGGGTGAATCTGGCCGACAGTTGGCTGTTGCCGGGCTTTATCGATCTGCATGTGCATGGCGGCGGCGGTGCGGATACGATGGACGGGGAAGTGGAAGCCATCCGGACCATGGCGAATTTTCATCTGCAGGGCGGCACCACCTCTTTATACCCCACGACGGTAACTCATAACCGCGGCGCTTTGAATCTGGCGATTGAGGCGGTTGGACAGGCAATGCAGCAGGAAGATTTAAAAAAACGTATCCTGGGTATTCATCTGGAAGGTCCCTACCTGGCAGAGCGGCGCAAAGGTGCTCAGAGCGGAGACTATATTCGCTTGCCGCAGTCTGCAGAATGGCAGCCGCTGCTGGATAATCCGGTGGTGCGTCTGGTTACCATGGCGCCGGAATTGCCGGGCAGTGAGGAAATGGTCCGCTACGGTGTGGGCAAAGGGGTTCGTTTTGCTGCCGGACATACGGAAGCGGATTACGATGGCATGCTGCTGGCAGCCTCCTGGGGAGTCAGTCAGGTCAGCCATTTATACAATGCCATGACCGGGCTCGACAAAAGAGCGCCGGGACTGGCCGCGGCGGCGCTCATCTTGAAAGAAATCCGTGCGCAGCTGATTTGTGACGGGGTGCATGTTCATCCTGCCATGCTGAAACTGACCTTTAAAGTCAAAGGTCCAGAAGGTGTGATCCTGATTACCGATGCTCTGCGTGCAACCGGTACGACCGCAAAAACCGATCGGTCGCCGGAGCCGGCTGTGACAGCGCGTGACGGAGCCTTCTATTTGGCGGACGGCACGCTGGCGGGCAGTTCGCTGACCATGGCGGAAGCGGTGCGCCGCGCCGTGAAACTGGGGGGAGCGGCGCTGCAGGCGGCTGTGAAAATGGCCACGCTGACGCCGGCTCAGGCCATGGGGATTGAAAGCAGCAAAGGCAACCTGGCTCCGGGCAGGGATGCGGATTTGGTGATAATGGACGATCGTCTGGAATTGAAGCAAGTCTGGAGCATGGGAGTCAGGTGCGTTTAG
- the prmC gene encoding peptide chain release factor N(5)-glutamine methyltransferase, producing MSGKPATLRLLRREGANYLKEHGLEQTAWRDAELLLRQALAMSRASFFSHLDEAMVLTTEQRRQYHYNLQQRTAQTPMQYLLGRQEFYGLEFQVAAGVLIPRPETEHLVAAAEQQLRRWSCDGSGLVIAEIGVGSGAIALTLAHLLPGLTVDASDISPLPLQLSAVNAEQLGVKQRVRFFLGDLLAPLPLPQYAMILSNPPYIPSAEIEALAADVRQEPIIALDGGPDGLSFYRRLLRDAGPRLQPNGFLILEIGQGQLQAILRLAEEEGWLLDRAVADFAAIPRVLLLKRKESAAGFISLCSRTYSSHFRID from the coding sequence ATGAGCGGCAAACCTGCCACCTTGCGCCTTTTGCGCAGGGAAGGGGCTAATTATTTAAAGGAACATGGCTTGGAGCAAACCGCTTGGCGAGATGCGGAATTGTTATTGCGGCAGGCTCTGGCAATGTCCAGAGCCTCTTTTTTTAGCCATTTGGACGAAGCGATGGTATTGACAACAGAGCAGCGCCGCCAATATCACTACAATTTGCAGCAAAGGACGGCGCAGACGCCAATGCAATATTTGCTGGGACGGCAGGAATTTTACGGTTTGGAATTTCAGGTTGCAGCCGGTGTGCTGATTCCGCGGCCGGAAACCGAGCATTTGGTGGCGGCGGCAGAGCAGCAGCTGCGCCGGTGGAGCTGCGATGGCAGCGGTTTGGTGATCGCGGAAATCGGCGTCGGTTCCGGCGCCATTGCCTTGACCTTAGCCCATTTGCTGCCCGGTTTGACGGTGGATGCCAGCGATATCAGTCCGCTTCCTTTACAACTGAGCGCCGTCAATGCCGAACAGCTGGGAGTGAAGCAGCGGGTACGTTTTTTTCTGGGTGACCTGCTCGCACCGCTGCCTCTGCCGCAGTATGCGATGATTCTCAGTAACCCGCCCTATATTCCTTCGGCTGAGATCGAAGCTTTAGCAGCCGATGTCCGGCAGGAGCCGATCATAGCTCTGGATGGCGGACCGGACGGTCTGTCTTTCTATCGCCGTTTGCTGCGGGATGCAGGCCCGCGTCTGCAGCCAAATGGGTTCCTGATTCTGGAGATCGGGCAAGGCCAGCTGCAGGCAATTCTGCGGCTGGCTGAAGAGGAAGGCTGGCTGCTCGATCGCGCGGTCGCGGATTTTGCCGCGATCCCACGCGTCTTACTGCTGAAGCGAAAGGAAAGCGCTGCCGGTTTTATTTCTCTCTGCAGCAGGACTTATTCATCCCATTTTAGAATTGATTAA
- a CDS encoding low molecular weight protein arginine phosphatase, whose translation MNETRQKNQEENAKPLTVLFICSGNTCRSPMAEVIAKDIHEKTLHAPKCRFLSAGLSVVAGDKAAEEASLAMADLGLRLGERPAQSVTEEMLQEADLVLTMSNAQRTLLLTRFPGYTAKTFVLNRYVGAENTDIEDPYGQPLEVYRHTAVQLRESLERLMDRLAAM comes from the coding sequence TTGAATGAAACCAGACAGAAAAATCAGGAAGAGAATGCAAAACCTTTGACCGTATTGTTTATTTGCAGCGGCAATACTTGCCGCAGCCCGATGGCGGAAGTGATTGCCAAAGACATTCATGAAAAAACCCTGCATGCACCGAAGTGCCGCTTCCTGTCTGCCGGTTTATCCGTTGTGGCAGGAGATAAAGCGGCGGAAGAAGCTAGCCTTGCCATGGCAGATCTGGGACTGCGTTTGGGTGAACGTCCTGCTCAGAGCGTAACAGAGGAAATGCTGCAGGAAGCAGATTTGGTTTTAACGATGAGCAACGCGCAGCGGACCCTGCTGCTGACCCGTTTCCCTGGTTATACCGCAAAAACATTTGTCTTAAACCGTTATGTCGGCGCAGAGAATACGGATATTGAAGACCCCTATGGCCAACCTTTGGAAGTCTATCGTCATACAGCGGTTCAACTGCGCGAAAGTCTGGAACGGCTGATGGACCGGCTTGCCGCAATGTGA
- a CDS encoding MFS transporter has translation MINLRQKIADRFTGYLDNPTLRSNVKYSILNGALSNVAVGLTGSFMAVYALKLGSTENMLAILASGPALMGLIAQIPAAVMTERIEKKKEAMVKWALLQRICYFIFAVIPFLPLAAIYKAWLFILLVTAMNFPTNIVNTMWTQMMGEIIPTRYRGRVFGDRNYVMGWFALASMMLAGPLLDFIPYPYNYTLLFSLSFLAFMASLNFLNRTDEVKSDEAPASSVRKSNPYEGFKFIIKDQPFLVFVLAATLLNLGFGLTASMWTLNQVRDLHLNNTQIAMTTVVQSLGTTLSYPYWGRIIDRIGSKTVFLLAVFLYIFRPLVQIFVTADNLWLMWLICFITGLAQGAYALSQFNTLLEVAPDPNMRPSYLAFFNMAVQTVSFIFPMVGVQIYTRMGNQVNPVFWLSTIIRVLAAVVMASVIFSAYQKEKRAANKTQS, from the coding sequence ATGATTAACCTGCGGCAAAAAATTGCAGACCGGTTTACCGGCTATTTAGATAATCCGACGCTGCGCAGCAATGTAAAATACAGTATCCTGAACGGTGCTCTTTCCAATGTTGCGGTTGGTTTGACCGGATCTTTCATGGCGGTTTATGCCCTGAAGCTGGGATCGACGGAAAATATGCTGGCGATTTTAGCATCAGGACCGGCCTTGATGGGTTTAATAGCCCAGATTCCGGCTGCCGTGATGACGGAGCGGATCGAAAAGAAAAAAGAAGCGATGGTCAAGTGGGCGCTGTTGCAGCGCATCTGTTATTTTATTTTCGCCGTCATTCCCTTCCTGCCGCTCGCCGCGATCTATAAAGCCTGGCTTTTTATTTTGCTGGTAACTGCCATGAATTTCCCGACCAATATTGTCAACACCATGTGGACACAAATGATGGGCGAGATTATCCCAACCCGCTATCGCGGCCGTGTTTTTGGTGACCGCAACTATGTGATGGGTTGGTTTGCTTTGGCCAGTATGATGCTGGCCGGTCCGCTGCTTGATTTTATTCCTTATCCTTATAATTATACGCTGCTTTTTAGTCTGTCGTTCCTTGCCTTTATGGCTTCTCTGAACTTTTTGAACCGGACCGATGAAGTGAAATCTGACGAGGCGCCGGCGAGCAGTGTGCGCAAAAGCAATCCTTACGAAGGGTTCAAATTCATCATCAAGGATCAGCCTTTCCTGGTTTTTGTCTTGGCTGCCACTCTTTTAAATTTAGGATTCGGTTTGACTGCTTCCATGTGGACACTGAATCAGGTGCGTGACCTGCATCTGAATAATACCCAGATTGCCATGACGACCGTCGTGCAGTCTCTGGGAACGACCTTGAGCTATCCCTATTGGGGTAGAATTATCGACAGAATCGGCAGTAAAACAGTCTTTCTCTTAGCGGTTTTTCTTTATATTTTCCGACCGTTGGTGCAGATTTTTGTGACGGCCGATAACCTTTGGCTGATGTGGCTGATTTGTTTCATCACCGGCCTGGCGCAGGGGGCTTATGCTTTGTCACAGTTCAATACGCTTTTGGAAGTGGCGCCCGATCCCAATATGCGGCCCAGCTATCTGGCCTTCTTCAATATGGCAGTGCAGACAGTCTCGTTCATCTTTCCGATGGTGGGTGTTCAGATTTATACAAGGATGGGAAACCAGGTCAATCCTGTTTTCTGGTTGTCTACGATCATTCGCGTTCTCGCCGCCGTCGTGATGGCTTCGGTGATCTTTTCTGCTTATCAGAAAGAAAAGCGCGCTGCCAATAAAACGCAATCATGA